In Kwoniella shandongensis chromosome 10, complete sequence, one genomic interval encodes:
- a CDS encoding mitochondrial Rho GTPase 1, whose translation MPRRDLVRIVLVGDDGVGKSSIITSLIKESFVSNVQHVVPEVTIPPEVTPENVTTSIVDTSSNPRSRPHLLSQLSRAHVICLVYSISEPSSFDRVAEYWLPLFRREGINVPVILVGNKIDLRGGEVTNQGLEDEIAPIMREFKEVETVVECSASLPLNVSEVFYFAQKAVLHPTAPLYDSREHTLKPKCLEALKRIFKISDVDKDGLLNAVELNQFQQKCFSAPLQSQELDGILELVRSYDPSLVLPVPSYSVPSTPLPRDPNYGQLHYSPPNISPPAEGITELGFLYLHTIFIQQGRMETTWTVLRKFGYGEGLDLREDFLTPRFDVPYDCSVELSPLGNQFLTDIFEAYDKDQDGALSQSELDDLFSTSPGNPWLSQGFPDTTITDDMGRVTLQGWLAQWSMTTLLDHRTTLNYLAYLGYSSSPATDLPTPTALHITRPRKQDRRQRKVTRSVFLCYVLGATGSGKTSLLRSFVNKGFRGGEDGMGGYEPTTKVLSVVNSVEMEGVEKYLVLQEFGSKYESETLRNSKKLDMADIIIYVHDSSDTNSFSYISNLRQQYSLDHIPAIFVATKSDLDLAQQRHEVQPDVYCRRLGLTAPMAVSARSGPLSNLWIAITRVALNPTTSLARGPSSSLSPAQRVRLIAGITLGATSLTAIIGVWMRYQGYTIRGIWGWFGRIGGWSKGV comes from the exons ATGCCCCGACGTGATCTTGTGAGGATAGTATTGGTCGGTGATG ACGGTGTTGGCAAGTCGTCAATCATCACGTCTCTCATCAAAGAATCATTCGTGTCCAAC GTCCAACATGTCGTTCCAGAAGTCACAATACCGCCAGAGGTCACTCCGGAGAATGTCACAACATCAATAGTGGACACTTCAT CAAATCCCCGATCTAGACCGCATCTCCTCTCACAACTATCTCGAGCACACGTCATATGTCTTGTCTATTCCATCTCCGAACCGAGCAGCTTCGATCGAGTGGCAGAATACTGGTTACCGTTATTCCGTCGTGAAGGTATCAAT GTGCCCGTCATATTGGTTGGGAACAAAATCGActtgagaggaggagaagttaCAAATcaaggattggaagatgagatAGCACCTATCATGCGAGAGTTCAAG GAAGTCGAGACAGTAGTTGAATGCTCTGCTTCATTACCGCTGAACGTATCCGAAGTCTTCTACTTTGCGCAAAAGGCAGTCCTTCATCCTACAGCTCCTCTCTACGACTCACGAGAACAT ACCCTCAAACCGAAATGTTTGGAAGCTTTGAAGCGGATCTTTAAGATTTCCGACGTGGACAAAGATGGTCTGCTGAATGCCGTGGAGTTAAACCAgttccaa CAAAAATGCTTCTCGGCACCACTACAATCACAAGAGCTGGACGGTATTCTCGAGCTCGTCCGATCATATGACCCATCACTAGTCCTTCCCGTCCCCTCCTATTCCGTTCCTTCTACACCCCTACCCCGAGATCCGAACTACGGACAGTTACACTACTCTCCGCCTAATATCTCACCACCGGCCGAAGGGATCACAGAGCTCGGTTTCTTGTATCTTCACACGATTTTCATTCAACAAGGACGGATGGAGACGACTTGGACAGTGTTGAGGAAATTCGGATATGGAGAAGGATTAGATCTGAGAGAAGACTTCTTGACACCGAG ATTTGACGTGCCTTATGACTGCTCCGTCGAGCTGAGTCCTCTTGGAAATCAATTCTTGACAGATATCTTCGAAGCATATGACAAG GATCAAGACGGCGCTTTGTCACAGTCGGAACTGGATGATCTATTCTCCACATCACCGGGCAACCCATGGTTGTCACAGGGTTTCCCAGATACGACTATCACGGATGACATGGGAAGAGTGACACTGCAGGGTTGGCTTGCACAGTGGAG TATGACAACGTTGCTGGATCACCGAACCACCCTCAACTATCTTGCCTA TCTCGGGTACTCATCTTCACCCGCTACCGACCTCCCAACACCGACGGCACTACATATTACTCGACCACGAAAACAAGATCGAAGACAACGGAAAGTCACACGATCAGTGTTCCTGTGCTACGTTCTCGGTGCCACAGGGTCCGGCAAAACCTCTTTACTGCGTTCTTTCGTCAATAAAGGGTTCAGAGGGGGCGAGGATGGCATGGGTGGTTACGAGCCTACTACGAAAGTGCTCAGTGTGGTCAACTCGGTCGAGATGGAGGGTGTGGAGAAGTATCTCGTG CTGCAAGAGTTTGGCTCGAAATACGAATCAGAAACATTACGGAATAGCAAGAAACTAGACATGGCAGATATCATCATCTATGTTCACGACTCCAGCGACACGAACTCGTTCTCATACATCTCAAATCTAAGA CAACAATATTCATTAGATCATATCCCTGCGATCTTTGTGGCTACAAAATCAGATCTCGACCTGGCCCAACAACGTCACGAAGTCCAGCCGGATGTTTACTGTCGAAGATTAGGATTGACTGCGCCCATGGCGGTCAGTGCGAGATCTGGACCTCTGTCAAATCTTTGGATTGCCATCACGAGAGTAGCCTTGAATCC GACAACATCACTCGCTCGCGGaccttcatcttcgctctcaCCGGCTCAGAGAGTCAGACTGATAGCGGGCATAACGCTGGGTGCTACGTCTCTCACTGCTATCATCGGAGTATGGATGAGATATCAGGGCTATACAATACGTGGGATATGGGGATGGTTCGGCAGAATAGGAGGATGGAGTAAGGGTGTGTAG
- a CDS encoding biotin synthase: MALSARSIRPTLLAPAIRNARGHAVAVDPPYLPPSPSVQQTQRRRWVDGDVRHDWRRSEIQKIFDGPLMETIFRAASVHRIHQDASRIQLCTLMNIKTGGCTEDCKYCSQSSSYKTPTKASRLIDIEPVLQAAREAKANGSTRFCMGAAWRDLAGKKSGFEKILKMVTEVRGMGMEVCTTLGMLSPEQAIRLKQAGLSAYNHNLDTSREFYPEVVTSRSYDDRLATIDAVRDAGISVCSGGILGLGEKDEDRVGLIHEVSRMSQHPESFPVNTLVPIEGTPLEKNDPVAVHTVLRTIATARIVLPKTIIRLAAGRHTFSEVEQAMAFMAGANAIFTGEKMLTTPCSGWEEDKAMLGRWGLRGQRSFEDGESLDVPGLNNEKEVSATL, from the exons atgGCCCTCTCTGCACGTTCTATCCGTCCTACCCTTCTCGCTCCTGCAATTCGAAATGCTCGAGGTCATGCAGTCGCCGTTGATCCACCTTAcctcccaccttccccctccgTTCAGCAGACTcagagaagacgatgggtcgacggggatgtcaGACAcgattggaggaggagcgagatCCAAAAGATCTTTGATGGACCTCTGATGGAGACCATCTTCCGAGCT GCTTCGGTTCACAGGATTCATCAGGACGCTTCTAGGATCCAGCTTTGTACCCTTATGAACATCAAAA CCGGAGGATGTACCGAAGATTGCAAATACTGttcccaatcatcctcttACAAAACTCCCACCAAAGCTTCCCGACTCATCGACATTGAGCCTGTGCTCCAAGCTGCCCGAGAGGCCAAGGCAAACGGTTCTACTCGATTCTGTATGGGTGCCGCATGGAGGGATTTGGCAGGAAAGAAATCTGGTTTCGAGAAGATCTTGAAGATGGTGACAGAGGTtcgaggaatgggaatggaag TCTGCACTACCCTCGGAATGCTCTCCCCCGAACAAGCGATCAGATTGAAGCAAGCAGGTCTGAGCGCGTACAACCACAACCTCGACACTTCAAGAGAGTTCTATcccgag GTCGTCACCTCTCGAAGCTACGATGACCGACTGGCCACCATCGATGCTGTCCGAGATGCTGGTATTTCAGTCTGTTCCGGTGGTATCTTGGGTctcggagagaaggatgaggaccGAGTCGGGTTGATCCACGAGGTCTCCAG AATGTCTCAACACCCTGAATCATTCCCTGTCAACACCCTTGTCCCCATTGAAGGTACTCCTCTCGAGAAAAACGAC CCCGTCGCCGTTCACACCGTCCTTCGAACCATCGCCACTGCCCGTATCGTCCTCCCCAAAACTATCATTCGACTCGCTGCCGGTCGACACACTTTTTCCGAGGTCGAGCAAGCCATGGCCTTCATGGCAGGAGCCAACGCCATCTTCACTGGTGAGAAGATGCTCACCACCCCTTGTTcaggatgggaagaggacaaggcgATGCTCGGTCGATGGGGTCTTCGAGGTCAGAGAAGTTTCGAAGATGGCGAGAGTCTCGACGTTCCTGGTTTGAacaacgagaaggaggtcagCGCGACTCTTTGA